A single window of Microbaculum marinisediminis DNA harbors:
- a CDS encoding YHS domain-containing (seleno)protein encodes MSSIGRFVALLVLIAPVLAISGPARALENGHFVFDPATGFAANGNDPVAYFVDGAIREGDPDYEARWGKVAWRFVNEGNRDAFVRDPLVYAPGFGGRCPVALARGYPAEGNPRLWSVYEERLYFFYSQEHMQAFADDPDQILAEARQSWNKQFPY; translated from the coding sequence ATGTCTTCAATCGGCCGTTTCGTTGCACTGCTCGTCCTGATCGCCCCCGTTCTGGCGATATCCGGACCGGCGCGCGCGCTCGAGAACGGACATTTCGTCTTCGATCCGGCGACCGGCTTCGCCGCCAACGGCAACGATCCAGTGGCCTATTTCGTCGACGGCGCGATTCGCGAGGGAGATCCCGACTACGAAGCGCGGTGGGGCAAGGTCGCCTGGCGCTTCGTCAACGAAGGCAACCGTGACGCCTTCGTCAGGGATCCGCTGGTCTATGCGCCCGGCTTCGGCGGTCGCTGCCCTGTGGCGCTCGCCCGCGGCTATCCCGCCGAAGGCAACCCGCGCCTTTGGTCTGTCTACGAGGAACGCCTCTATTTCTTCTATTCCCAGGAACACATGCAGGCGTTCGCCGACGATCCCGATCAGATCCTCGCCGAGGCCCGGCAGAGCTGGAACAAGCAGTTTCCCTATTGA
- the cysQ gene encoding 3'(2'),5'-bisphosphate nucleotidase CysQ, with amino-acid sequence MRQDTNTGLPTLGDRALGDMLATIALEAGSEILDVYGTEFAVEQKDNDSPVTEADRRAEAVILKRLAEIAPDVPVIAEEAASEGDIPEIGARFFLVDPLDGTREFVNRRDEFTVNIALVENGEPVAGVVYAPALGMMAVADGPASGRTAMLAKDAPIAAADWQPIHTREVPAAGLVAVASRSHRDAETDAFLESHGVTETRSAGSSLKFCLIARGEADVYPRFGRTMEWDTAAGHAVLRAAGGCVLTTDGLALRYAKRERGYDNPAFIAWGRKPV; translated from the coding sequence ATGCGTCAGGACACGAATACCGGATTGCCGACACTCGGCGACAGGGCACTGGGAGACATGCTCGCGACGATCGCGCTGGAGGCGGGGAGCGAAATCCTCGACGTCTACGGTACCGAATTCGCGGTCGAGCAGAAGGACAACGATTCGCCCGTCACCGAAGCCGACCGGCGCGCCGAAGCGGTGATCCTGAAGCGCCTCGCCGAGATCGCCCCGGACGTCCCGGTCATCGCCGAGGAGGCGGCATCGGAGGGCGACATTCCCGAAATCGGCGCGCGTTTCTTCCTCGTCGATCCGCTCGACGGTACCAGGGAATTCGTCAACCGGCGCGACGAGTTCACGGTCAACATCGCGCTGGTCGAGAACGGCGAGCCGGTGGCCGGGGTGGTCTACGCGCCGGCGCTCGGCATGATGGCGGTTGCCGACGGGCCGGCTTCAGGGCGCACGGCGATGCTCGCGAAGGACGCACCGATCGCGGCGGCGGACTGGCAGCCGATCCATACGCGGGAGGTTCCCGCGGCCGGACTCGTCGCGGTCGCCAGCCGGTCGCACCGGGACGCGGAGACGGATGCCTTTCTCGAAAGCCACGGCGTCACGGAAACGCGGAGCGCCGGATCGTCGCTGAAGTTCTGTCTGATCGCGCGTGGCGAGGCCGACGTCTACCCGCGCTTCGGCCGGACGATGGAATGGGATACGGCGGCGGGCCATGCGGTTCTGAGAGCCGCCGGCGGCTGCGTGCTGACGACTGACGGACTTGCGCTGCGATATGCCAAGCGCGAGCGCGGCTACGACAATCCGGCCTTCATCGCCTGGGGACGGAAGCCGGTCTAG
- a CDS encoding DUF1134 domain-containing protein, with product MTETRRSVLLGLAALAGGTALPTRLLAQSGTEPGTYSMDEIVDAGHSFFGQLSEGLAQSIEYLFSNQGRPNGYILGEEGSGAFVAGLRYGEGVLNTKNAGQHKVFWQGPTIGWDFGGDGARTMMLVYNLPDTESIYRYFAGVNGSAYLVAGFGVSVYSNHDIVIAPIRAGLGARLGVNVGYLKMTRQATWNPF from the coding sequence ATGACCGAAACGCGGCGTTCAGTCCTCCTGGGGCTCGCGGCGCTGGCCGGCGGGACGGCACTGCCGACCCGTTTGCTGGCGCAGTCCGGAACGGAGCCGGGCACCTACAGCATGGACGAAATCGTCGACGCCGGGCATTCCTTCTTCGGACAGCTCAGCGAGGGCCTGGCGCAATCGATCGAGTACCTGTTCTCCAACCAGGGGCGGCCCAACGGCTACATTCTCGGCGAGGAGGGGAGCGGTGCTTTCGTCGCCGGTCTGCGCTACGGCGAGGGCGTCCTGAACACGAAGAACGCAGGCCAGCACAAGGTTTTCTGGCAAGGGCCGACGATCGGCTGGGATTTCGGCGGCGACGGCGCGCGCACGATGATGCTCGTCTACAATCTGCCGGACACGGAGTCGATCTACCGGTACTTCGCCGGTGTGAACGGCTCGGCCTATCTGGTCGCCGGTTTCGGAGTTTCCGTCTACAGCAACCACGATATCGTCATCGCGCCGATACGGGCGGGGCTGGGGGCGCGGCTCGGCGTCAATGTCGGCTATCTGAAGATGACCCGTCAGGCGACCTGGAATCCGTTCTAG